Proteins found in one Candidatus Brocadia sp. genomic segment:
- a CDS encoding CvpA family protein, which yields MNWIDYSIFAILFFATVFGFASGPLLQFLRIGCLLISFFTALLFHDVLSNFLRGIFTPSTASLVGYFIIFGVAFMATYIITDLVKRIIGKWGIGVGLRLLGGLLGSLKGLIFCGVIIFGVLLFCGKSTCDTVHTSKIATQIGKGMQVIISSIPENVSNKIKGYANSIKKKNVSKEAKPNEDEDFKETNSE from the coding sequence ATGAATTGGATTGACTACTCAATCTTTGCCATCTTGTTTTTTGCAACGGTCTTTGGGTTTGCCAGTGGTCCGTTACTTCAATTCCTCAGGATCGGATGTCTGCTGATCTCTTTCTTTACGGCGTTACTTTTTCACGATGTCCTGAGTAACTTCCTGAGGGGCATTTTTACCCCATCCACGGCCAGCTTAGTAGGTTATTTTATCATCTTTGGCGTTGCGTTCATGGCCACGTATATTATTACCGACCTTGTAAAAAGGATCATAGGGAAATGGGGAATAGGGGTTGGGCTCAGGTTGTTGGGTGGATTGTTGGGGAGTCTGAAAGGGCTTATATTTTGCGGTGTGATTATTTTTGGCGTCTTGCTATTTTGCGGCAAATCGACCTGTGATACGGTTCATACCTCAAAGATTGCAACTCAGATTGGGAAAGGCATGCAGGTCATCATTTCCAGTATTCCGGAGAACGTCTCAAACAAAATCAAGGGGTATGCGAACAGTATCAAAAAAAAGAATGTATCGAAAGAAGCAAAGCCAAATGAAGATGAAGATTTCAAGGAAACAAATTCCGAATAA
- the apgM gene encoding 2,3-bisphosphoglycerate-independent phosphoglycerate mutase: MKKILYIVLDGLGDGKYPCKELGNRTPLEAASTPSMDMLAREGQAGLMYTVGKDIAPESDIAVISILGYDAMKYYTGRGPLEALAAGIKINDGDLAFRANFATRGTGRTIKDRRVGRNLSTEEATELCKEIKKKVKLESIPATFTFKNTLEYRGVLVIRGNKDKLSGYVTNTDPAYIKHGLLGIAKETGTFDNIVEYCMPTKDCPDTEAAYRSALLVNEFTLKSCEVLDQSEINKNRIQKGYLPANLVLLRDAGDHLPKLPGMKTRFKKNFGCFVEMPTEEGIALLTGMKIVPIPPPTKDLEKDYTLRANMTIRHMKNYDGLYIHIKGPDVPGHDGDAIRKKAVIEAIDQYYLTPLINSIDLDKTIVAITADHSTPCRLKSHSDDPVPLLICGGNVKPDTTRSFSEKACLTGKIGKIHGTQLLPLLIKYANTKK; the protein is encoded by the coding sequence ATGAAAAAAATTTTATATATTGTGCTGGATGGTCTAGGGGATGGAAAATATCCTTGTAAAGAGCTTGGAAATCGCACGCCTTTAGAGGCGGCATCTACTCCGTCAATGGACATGTTGGCGAGGGAAGGGCAGGCCGGATTGATGTACACGGTAGGAAAAGACATTGCGCCGGAATCCGATATTGCGGTGATCAGTATCCTGGGATATGATGCCATGAAATATTATACTGGTCGCGGTCCTTTAGAAGCGCTTGCCGCGGGAATAAAGATCAATGACGGTGATCTTGCCTTTCGTGCAAACTTTGCAACAAGGGGGACCGGGAGAACAATAAAAGACCGCCGCGTCGGCAGAAATCTTTCTACGGAAGAGGCCACAGAACTCTGCAAAGAAATAAAAAAGAAAGTAAAATTGGAATCCATACCAGCCACATTTACCTTTAAGAATACCCTCGAATACAGGGGCGTATTGGTTATCCGGGGTAATAAAGATAAACTTTCCGGATATGTTACCAACACCGATCCGGCTTATATAAAACACGGCCTTTTGGGCATTGCAAAGGAAACAGGGACTTTTGATAATATCGTTGAATACTGCATGCCCACGAAAGATTGTCCGGATACTGAAGCGGCCTATCGATCTGCTCTTCTGGTGAATGAGTTTACCTTAAAGAGTTGTGAGGTGCTGGATCAGTCAGAGATTAATAAAAATCGCATTCAGAAGGGATACCTTCCCGCAAACCTCGTTCTCTTGAGGGATGCCGGTGACCACCTCCCCAAGCTTCCCGGTATGAAAACCAGATTTAAGAAAAATTTTGGCTGTTTTGTGGAGATGCCAACCGAAGAAGGGATTGCGTTACTTACCGGTATGAAGATTGTACCAATCCCCCCTCCAACAAAAGACCTGGAGAAAGATTACACCCTGCGCGCCAATATGACTATCAGACATATGAAAAATTATGACGGGCTTTATATCCACATTAAAGGGCCCGATGTGCCTGGTCATGACGGCGATGCAATCAGGAAAAAGGCCGTAATTGAAGCAATTGACCAATACTATCTTACACCATTAATAAACAGTATAGACCTCGACAAAACCATTGTTGCAATTACGGCGGACCATTCGACACCCTGCCGGTTAAAATCGCATTCTGACGATCCGGTACCTTTGCTTATCTGCGGTGGAAACGTCAAACCGGATACCACACGTTCTTTTTCTGAAAAGGCCTGTCTAACCGGAAAAATTGGGAAAATCCACGGTACACAGCTTCTGCCATTACTTATTAAATATGCAAATACAAAAAAATAA
- a CDS encoding Fe-S-containing hydro-lyase: protein MSNIIPLKTPLTDDSIVRLKIGDRVLISGIIYTARDAAHKRLVELIDQDKELPFDIRNQIIYYVGPSPAQPGRPVGSCGPTTSYRMDVYMPRLLEKGLKATIGKGNRSDAVIEAMKYYKAVYFAATGGAAALLAKAVKKVEIIAYQDLGSEAIMRFEVENFPAVVANDIYGNDLYKEGVAKYKKE, encoded by the coding sequence ATGTCAAATATAATCCCTTTAAAAACCCCTCTGACGGACGATAGTATTGTACGCCTCAAGATTGGTGATAGAGTCCTTATAAGTGGTATTATTTACACAGCCAGGGATGCGGCCCACAAACGACTTGTAGAACTTATTGACCAGGATAAGGAGTTACCCTTTGATATTCGGAACCAAATTATTTATTATGTGGGGCCGAGCCCCGCACAACCTGGCAGGCCTGTAGGGTCTTGTGGTCCTACCACCAGCTATCGTATGGATGTATATATGCCCAGGTTGTTGGAAAAAGGTTTAAAGGCTACTATTGGCAAAGGTAATCGTTCTGATGCTGTCATTGAGGCCATGAAATACTATAAGGCGGTTTATTTTGCTGCTACTGGTGGTGCTGCTGCGTTGTTGGCAAAGGCTGTAAAAAAGGTTGAAATTATTGCCTATCAAGACCTAGGATCGGAAGCTATCATGAGATTTGAGGTAGAAAATTTTCCTGCGGTAGTTGCTAATGATATATATGGAAATGATCTCTACAAAGAAGGCGTTGCAAAATATAAAAAGGAATGA
- a CDS encoding fumarate hydratase codes for MVTRTRISASEIIEKVSYLCQDANFNLNVDVLDALRDSYEAEGSPVAKEVFAELLENAKIARECQMPICQDTGVAVVFVEMGENVEITGGRLYEAIHEGVRQGYERGFLRKSMVADPLNRVNTGDNTPAIIHTELIPGDHIKITFMAKGGGCENMSRIAMLTPADGREGVIDFVVETVKIAKANPCPPIIVGVGIGGTFDYSAMLAKKSLLRPLGTKPGDPDTVTLEQEILERINDSGIGAQGLGGWITALAVHVERYPCHIASLPVAVNIECHAHRVKTVVLGA; via the coding sequence ATGGTTACACGTACCAGGATTAGTGCGTCTGAAATAATTGAGAAAGTATCTTATCTTTGCCAGGATGCAAATTTTAATTTGAATGTGGATGTTCTTGATGCGTTGAGGGATTCATATGAAGCAGAGGGTTCTCCCGTTGCAAAGGAAGTATTTGCTGAATTATTGGAAAATGCAAAGATAGCCCGTGAATGCCAGATGCCCATATGTCAGGATACGGGGGTTGCCGTTGTCTTTGTTGAGATGGGAGAGAATGTGGAGATTACGGGTGGACGTCTTTACGAAGCCATTCATGAAGGTGTTCGCCAGGGATATGAAAGGGGTTTTTTGAGAAAATCCATGGTTGCAGACCCTCTTAACCGGGTCAACACGGGAGATAATACGCCGGCTATTATCCATACGGAACTTATTCCCGGAGATCACATAAAGATTACCTTCATGGCAAAGGGTGGGGGATGTGAAAACATGAGCCGGATTGCTATGTTAACACCAGCTGATGGCAGGGAAGGGGTGATTGATTTTGTGGTAGAAACTGTAAAGATAGCGAAGGCTAATCCCTGTCCGCCCATTATCGTGGGTGTGGGTATCGGCGGCACATTCGATTACTCGGCCATGCTTGCCAAGAAGTCCCTTTTGAGACCTTTAGGAACAAAACCAGGTGATCCTGATACCGTCACCTTAGAACAGGAAATACTGGAACGGATAAACGATTCAGGCATTGGCGCACAGGGACTGGGCGGTTGGATTACAGCCCTTGCCGTCCATGTGGAACGCTATCCATGCCACATTGCCAGCCTGCCTGTGGCCGTTAATATCGAGTGCCATGCGCACCGCGTTAAAACGGTTGTTTTGGGTGCTTGA
- a CDS encoding GNAT family N-acetyltransferase translates to MTFIIENLSEPDVEAAVNLFRLIIDELHARSLEIERLHFKDIYPVEEVKNRLDNNECVYLVGKEDGKVVGFVFAWVSEGVGNLHWMGLAPGYRKKGCGDKLLEETIKRFMEKGCHEAKLFTYPSEKVAYHLFQKHGFKEVSFIDRRFFGVGIILMVRKITPIPEEFKAKKIVLAGEAGQGIKLMAHVLANILAKLGKEVALNLVYDATVRGGNIRAEIVYSDDPIEVPFFEEADIGLQLSKTPDPAVRAKHVLIEASACEGECKKCELRCPVSDRVPFEKLAIEQFNSPIFVNMIALGRLLSRIGINIETVNFASEFPSQFLDENVKAIRYGYTYQD, encoded by the coding sequence ATGACTTTTATCATCGAAAACCTCTCAGAACCTGATGTTGAAGCGGCTGTCAACCTTTTCCGTCTCATCATAGACGAATTGCACGCCAGGAGTCTTGAGATTGAACGCTTGCACTTCAAGGACATTTACCCTGTGGAAGAAGTCAAAAATCGTCTCGACAACAATGAATGCGTCTATCTTGTTGGTAAGGAGGATGGAAAGGTTGTAGGTTTTGTGTTTGCCTGGGTATCAGAGGGTGTGGGGAATCTCCACTGGATGGGTTTGGCGCCGGGATACAGGAAAAAGGGATGCGGAGATAAACTTCTGGAGGAGACGATAAAGCGATTCATGGAAAAGGGCTGCCATGAGGCAAAGCTGTTTACCTATCCTTCCGAGAAGGTGGCATATCACCTTTTTCAAAAGCATGGGTTTAAAGAGGTATCCTTTATTGATCGCAGATTTTTTGGGGTGGGAATTATACTTATGGTGCGGAAGATTACCCCAATCCCTGAGGAATTTAAAGCGAAAAAGATTGTCCTGGCCGGAGAGGCAGGTCAGGGTATCAAACTGATGGCACATGTGTTGGCCAATATTTTAGCAAAATTGGGAAAAGAGGTGGCCCTGAATCTTGTTTACGATGCCACCGTGCGTGGAGGTAACATACGGGCGGAGATTGTATATTCTGATGATCCGATTGAAGTGCCATTTTTTGAGGAGGCTGATATCGGGCTTCAACTTTCAAAGACACCGGATCCTGCGGTACGTGCCAAGCACGTGCTTATCGAGGCATCTGCCTGTGAAGGGGAATGCAAAAAGTGTGAACTCCGCTGCCCTGTGAGCGACCGTGTTCCCTTTGAGAAACTTGCCATAGAACAGTTTAACAGCCCTATTTTTGTTAATATGATTGCCCTGGGCAGGTTATTGAGCAGGATTGGTATTAATATCGAGACGGTAAATTTTGCCTCTGAATTTCCTTCACAATTTCTCGATGAAAACGTAAAGGCGATACGCTATGGTTACACGTACCAGGATTAG
- a CDS encoding TonB-dependent receptor — MEAAFEEEFATEAIWFGSGEEITIATRHEIPISKAPSIVTVITAEEIKNSGYRTFVEILRTVPGFEILKTGDFGVVIPVVRGLTSTFGNKGAFLKKASLKLLYGEAFRAPTFNEMFTRGQTALQGNEDLDPETIRTYEIGLSYQFNKYITSSVNYFYNDIEGLIVLRLSESNPNTQRFENFGDARVQGIEMETRVEIMKDNYIFMNYTFQNPEDNRGNDLPSTAQHYCNFGVNAHYWKYINTNISTFVSGKRSREAGDPREDLPAYALVNLSVIGKEFFKTMEVQGTVFNLLDKDYSDPGPVSIPDDLPRPGRTFFVGLSHQF, encoded by the coding sequence ATGGAAGCCGCCTTTGAAGAGGAATTCGCAACAGAGGCCATTTGGTTTGGTTCGGGTGAAGAGATAACTATTGCCACAAGACACGAAATCCCCATCAGCAAGGCACCAAGCATTGTTACCGTAATTACGGCTGAAGAGATTAAGAATTCAGGATACCGCACCTTTGTGGAAATTTTAAGGACAGTACCGGGATTTGAAATTTTAAAAACGGGAGACTTTGGAGTTGTAATCCCCGTGGTACGGGGTCTTACAAGCACATTTGGAAATAAGGGGGCATTTTTGAAAAAAGCCTCTTTAAAACTCCTTTACGGAGAGGCATTTCGAGCACCTACTTTCAATGAAATGTTCACCCGTGGACAAACTGCCCTGCAGGGAAATGAAGACCTTGACCCTGAAACTATCAGGACATATGAGATTGGACTGAGTTATCAGTTCAACAAATATATTACATCCTCTGTAAATTATTTTTACAACGACATTGAGGGTCTTATTGTCCTTCGCCTATCAGAATCAAACCCAAACACTCAAAGGTTCGAAAATTTTGGAGACGCCCGTGTCCAAGGCATTGAAATGGAAACCAGGGTAGAAATCATGAAGGATAATTACATCTTTATGAATTATACCTTCCAGAATCCTGAAGATAATCGTGGCAATGACCTGCCATCCACTGCACAACACTATTGCAACTTCGGTGTAAATGCGCATTACTGGAAGTATATCAATACCAACATAAGCACCTTTGTGAGCGGGAAACGTTCCAGGGAAGCAGGCGATCCCAGAGAAGACCTGCCTGCTTATGCACTGGTCAATCTTTCTGTTATCGGAAAAGAATTCTTTAAAACCATGGAGGTGCAGGGGACGGTATTCAACTTGCTCGACAAAGACTATAGTGACCCAGGACCTGTTTCCATACCAGATGATCTTCCCAGGCCGGGAAGGACGTTTTTTGTTGGATTGAGTCACCAATTTTAG
- a CDS encoding tetratricopeptide repeat protein: MFFMVILNFGPSSCVHLKGMSHKFNTSSFIFTGLVQRHICKVLLLFLVVSVCFPCHVAWAVTMKGNIYKTSSKKRSARKWIKNGQSNYKRGKYERAVSAYNKSIASYPKYFEAWEGLGNALYCLGKYDMAVQAYDKALSINPGHNATRVNKGIAFYKKGNFEEALKLYNNALASDPTLSTGWYNKGVVLIALGRNHDALQAFEKAIEINPKEDLAWLGKGYVLILFEQYNNALKLFSNAVQINPNRGWAWNNMGIILNKLGMYDDALKAFDKAIEISPKSARAWHNKANTLYNLGKYDESMRTYNKAMELDPFLYAGIKK, from the coding sequence ATGTTTTTTATGGTTATATTAAATTTCGGTCCCAGCTCTTGTGTTCATCTTAAGGGTATGAGTCATAAATTCAATACATCGTCTTTTATATTTACAGGATTAGTGCAGAGGCATATTTGTAAAGTACTATTACTCTTCCTGGTTGTTTCAGTCTGCTTTCCCTGCCATGTTGCATGGGCTGTTACTATGAAAGGAAATATCTATAAAACCTCGTCCAAAAAACGCAGCGCGAGGAAGTGGATCAAAAACGGACAATCGAACTATAAACGAGGCAAGTACGAACGAGCCGTCAGTGCATATAATAAGTCCATCGCAAGTTATCCCAAATATTTCGAGGCATGGGAGGGTCTGGGAAATGCGTTATATTGTCTGGGGAAGTATGATATGGCTGTTCAAGCCTATGACAAGGCGCTCAGCATCAATCCAGGCCATAATGCCACCCGGGTGAATAAGGGGATCGCTTTCTATAAGAAAGGTAATTTTGAAGAAGCCTTGAAATTATACAATAATGCCCTTGCTTCGGACCCAACGCTTTCTACTGGCTGGTATAACAAAGGCGTTGTTCTGATTGCGTTAGGGAGAAACCATGACGCATTGCAGGCATTTGAAAAGGCCATCGAAATCAATCCAAAAGAGGATTTGGCATGGCTTGGGAAAGGCTATGTATTAATTCTGTTCGAGCAATACAACAATGCCCTTAAACTCTTCAGCAATGCGGTTCAGATAAACCCCAACAGGGGATGGGCTTGGAATAATATGGGAATTATTTTGAACAAGCTGGGTATGTATGACGATGCACTTAAGGCCTTTGATAAGGCTATCGAAATCAGCCCGAAGAGTGCACGAGCATGGCATAACAAAGCGAATACCCTTTATAATTTAGGAAAATATGACGAATCTATGAGGACTTACAACAAAGCCATGGAGTTAGACCCCTTTTTGTATGCAGGGATAAAAAAATAA
- a CDS encoding ATP-binding cassette domain-containing protein — MIRLNDVSLAFGSKTIFDTISLHIRRNDRIGLIGPNGTGKSTLFKLICKFIEPSAGDLVCAKDTNIGYLPQEGFVFKKKTIFEEASSAFEDILHLRSQIDTIHTRLDDPSIRGEDHQLLLDQYAHLQHQLEVINGAKVNAETSKVLKGMGFKESDFEKSIGTFSGGWQMRVALSRLLLQEPNLLLLDEPTNHLDIDSILWLEEYLKEYKGGLIIISHDRTFLDRNITKVWELEKGKIYEYHGNYSFYEAEKEKRAEMQTARYVNQQKKIKEVERFIERFRAKNTKASQVQSRILMLEKMEKEELPENTTEQVKFKFRTSKQSGVTVLDVKDVSHEYGGRLIFHDICLSIERGERVALVGQNGSGKSTLSRIIAGLEQPHSGTIKIGHNVLFDYFAQEHAEKLNSGNTLLQEVESVAPFSMIPQVRHILGAFLFSGDDVFKTVSVLSGGEKSRLSLAKMLLKPTNFLILDEPTNHIDITTKRILKNALLEYTGSLLIVSHDRDFLDGLVSKVYELRNGNIHAYLGSFKDFLEKKTSDLQKETGEVKAKVSSPSKAEENGSQKLQYLLKKEHNARKRKLAKEVQNIEAKIALLETQKKDLDHIFSDPTLYSNKEKSVEINKQHKAIIQELDALYSRWEIVHTELESVSDNESIN; from the coding sequence ATGATTCGTTTGAATGATGTTAGTCTGGCCTTCGGTAGCAAGACGATTTTCGATACTATTTCTCTCCACATACGGAGAAACGACCGGATCGGTTTGATCGGTCCCAATGGTACAGGCAAATCAACGCTCTTCAAGCTCATTTGTAAGTTTATTGAACCCAGTGCAGGCGATCTTGTTTGTGCAAAAGATACAAATATCGGCTATCTTCCTCAGGAAGGCTTTGTCTTCAAGAAAAAGACCATCTTCGAAGAGGCCAGTTCAGCATTTGAAGACATTCTTCACTTAAGAAGTCAGATTGATACGATTCACACCCGGTTGGACGATCCCTCCATACGAGGCGAGGACCATCAATTGCTCCTGGATCAGTATGCGCACCTGCAACATCAGTTGGAGGTTATTAACGGCGCTAAAGTTAATGCAGAAACAAGCAAGGTTTTGAAAGGGATGGGATTTAAAGAATCAGATTTCGAAAAGAGCATAGGTACATTTAGCGGTGGGTGGCAAATGCGGGTGGCTCTTTCCAGGTTGTTGCTCCAGGAACCCAATCTCCTCCTCTTAGACGAGCCAACAAATCATCTGGATATTGATTCAATACTCTGGTTGGAAGAGTATCTCAAAGAGTATAAAGGCGGATTGATTATCATCTCACATGATCGGACATTTCTCGACCGGAACATTACCAAGGTCTGGGAACTGGAAAAGGGAAAGATTTATGAATACCATGGCAATTATTCCTTTTATGAGGCCGAAAAAGAAAAGCGGGCAGAAATGCAAACGGCACGCTACGTCAACCAGCAGAAAAAAATTAAAGAAGTGGAACGCTTTATAGAACGATTTCGGGCAAAGAATACGAAGGCATCGCAGGTGCAGAGTCGAATCCTTATGCTCGAAAAGATGGAAAAGGAGGAATTGCCTGAAAATACCACAGAACAGGTAAAATTTAAATTCCGCACATCAAAACAAAGCGGCGTTACCGTGCTGGATGTAAAAGATGTTTCGCATGAATACGGCGGACGGTTGATCTTTCACGATATTTGCCTTTCGATAGAGCGGGGAGAAAGAGTGGCACTCGTAGGACAAAATGGATCGGGAAAGTCCACGTTATCGCGCATCATTGCCGGTCTGGAGCAGCCTCATTCAGGTACTATCAAGATAGGGCATAATGTCCTCTTTGATTATTTTGCCCAGGAGCATGCTGAGAAATTAAATAGTGGCAATACGTTGCTGCAGGAAGTCGAATCGGTCGCTCCATTTTCCATGATTCCTCAGGTCAGACACATATTAGGGGCCTTCCTGTTTTCCGGCGATGATGTTTTTAAGACCGTCAGTGTCCTGAGCGGTGGCGAAAAGTCTCGTCTATCCCTTGCCAAGATGCTCCTAAAACCCACGAATTTTTTAATCCTTGACGAGCCCACAAACCATATAGATATTACCACGAAGAGGATTCTCAAGAATGCCCTGTTGGAATATACAGGAAGCTTGTTAATTGTATCTCATGATAGAGATTTTCTGGATGGTCTGGTCTCCAAAGTTTATGAACTGAGAAATGGCAATATCCACGCCTACCTGGGAAGTTTTAAAGATTTTCTTGAAAAGAAAACGTCTGATTTACAGAAAGAAACTGGGGAAGTCAAGGCAAAGGTATCATCTCCATCGAAAGCGGAAGAAAACGGTTCACAAAAACTGCAGTACCTGCTGAAAAAAGAGCACAATGCCAGGAAACGGAAACTCGCAAAAGAAGTTCAAAATATTGAGGCAAAGATTGCCTTATTGGAAACACAAAAGAAGGATCTGGACCATATTTTTTCAGATCCTACACTTTATAGTAACAAAGAAAAGTCTGTCGAAATCAACAAGCAGCACAAAGCTATTATTCAGGAATTGGACGCCCTTTATAGCAGATGGGAGATAGTCCACACGGAATTAGAATCTGTAAGCGATAATGAAAGCATCAATTGA
- a CDS encoding class I SAM-dependent methyltransferase, which yields MSGAMEDMMKKNALRETVYAFNNTDTAATYDIDMDVWHPNRFKMASIVCEVLPFDRAEKLSILDLGVGTGYLSQKIIETFPHAKIVAVDAAERMIDKAKLRLKDRLGQVTFQISTFQEVPDKINTISGLDAVVSSFAIHHLYREEKLRLFHYIHSILKPYGWFVNCDVFKTADAVLEARFRRLHYQGIQERTRKIRHQEKTLDQISSELAEKEKKDGDHLLFLMDDLQLLAESGFRTAECFWKEYREAVYGGIK from the coding sequence ATGAGCGGTGCAATGGAAGATATGATGAAAAAAAATGCTCTGAGAGAGACAGTCTATGCCTTTAATAATACGGATACTGCTGCAACCTATGACATCGACATGGATGTCTGGCATCCGAACCGCTTCAAAATGGCATCCATTGTGTGCGAGGTATTACCATTTGATAGGGCAGAAAAATTAAGCATATTAGACCTGGGTGTTGGCACCGGCTATCTCTCACAGAAGATCATAGAAACGTTTCCTCATGCAAAGATTGTAGCTGTGGATGCTGCCGAACGCATGATAGACAAAGCTAAATTAAGGCTCAAAGACCGCCTCGGACAAGTTACATTTCAAATCTCTACTTTCCAGGAAGTACCTGATAAAATAAATACTATTTCTGGTTTGGATGCAGTAGTCTCTTCGTTTGCCATCCACCATTTGTATAGAGAAGAAAAGCTCAGGCTTTTTCATTATATTCACTCAATATTGAAACCGTACGGATGGTTTGTAAATTGTGATGTTTTTAAGACTGCTGATGCCGTGCTTGAGGCCAGATTCAGACGTTTGCATTATCAGGGGATACAGGAGAGGACACGAAAGATCAGGCACCAGGAGAAGACCCTTGACCAAATATCATCAGAATTGGCAGAGAAAGAGAAAAAAGATGGCGACCACCTTTTATTCCTTATGGACGATCTTCAACTCCTTGCAGAGTCGGGATTCCGTACTGCCGAGTGTTTCTGGAAGGAATATCGGGAAGCGGTGTACGGCGGGATAAAATGA
- a CDS encoding XTP/dITP diphosphatase has protein sequence MTSFVNTTHAKTILVATQNEKKRAEIKEILTDMPGILLRGPDDFPFLPEVEEDGNTYQENAIKKATILANVCNTWAMADDSGLEIYALNGRPGIYSCRYAGPNATDEKNIEKVLSELKGVPKERRTARFVCSIALAGPHGLFFIVEGCCEGFITEEPRGKGGFGYDPIFFVPDYHQTFAELTPSIKNRISHRASALKQFKERIRLLIQRI, from the coding sequence ATGACTTCGTTTGTTAATACAACACATGCAAAGACCATTTTGGTGGCGACACAAAATGAAAAAAAGAGAGCAGAAATAAAAGAAATCCTTACGGATATGCCAGGGATACTGCTTCGGGGTCCTGATGATTTTCCTTTTTTGCCAGAGGTGGAAGAAGACGGAAATACCTATCAGGAAAATGCTATAAAAAAGGCGACAATTCTGGCAAATGTCTGCAATACGTGGGCAATGGCTGATGATTCGGGGCTTGAAATCTATGCCCTGAATGGACGTCCTGGTATTTATTCATGCAGGTATGCGGGTCCGAATGCAACTGATGAAAAAAATATAGAAAAGGTATTGTCAGAACTAAAAGGTGTACCGAAGGAAAGGCGCACAGCCAGGTTTGTCTGTAGTATCGCCCTGGCTGGTCCTCATGGATTGTTTTTTATTGTCGAAGGATGTTGCGAAGGGTTTATTACCGAAGAGCCCAGGGGAAAAGGCGGTTTTGGATACGATCCTATCTTTTTTGTGCCCGATTATCATCAAACCTTTGCAGAACTAACACCTTCAATCAAGAACAGGATTAGCCATCGTGCTAGTGCCCTGAAACAATTCAAGGAACGAATACGACTCTTAATTCAAAGGATTTAG
- a CDS encoding ribonuclease PH yields MRADDRAHDELRPLIITRHFTRYAPGSVLIETGNTKVICTASVEESVPPHIKNTGEGWITAEYSLLPSSTPIRAPRESTRGKVTGRTHEIQRLIGRSLRSIIDLALLKERTIWIDCDVIQADGGTRTAAITGSYVALMDAVRWLKSKDLIKEDPVLNSIAAVSVGIVNGVVLLDLCYAEDAAAQVDMNIVMTGDGKFIELQGTGEEYTFDDEQLAEMLKMAKKGIREITEIQKKVLEIID; encoded by the coding sequence ATGAGAGCCGATGATCGAGCACACGATGAGTTACGTCCCTTAATCATTACGAGGCATTTTACCAGATATGCCCCGGGCTCTGTGCTTATTGAGACCGGCAATACCAAGGTCATTTGTACGGCTTCGGTAGAAGAAAGTGTTCCTCCTCATATCAAAAATACTGGAGAAGGCTGGATTACTGCAGAATATTCTCTCCTTCCGAGTTCTACCCCTATCAGGGCGCCAAGGGAATCCACGAGGGGAAAAGTAACGGGTAGAACCCATGAAATACAGAGGCTCATTGGCCGTTCATTACGTTCCATTATTGATCTTGCCTTGTTGAAGGAGCGGACTATCTGGATTGACTGTGATGTTATCCAGGCGGATGGGGGTACACGCACTGCTGCCATTACAGGTAGTTATGTGGCATTGATGGATGCTGTTCGATGGCTCAAGAGTAAGGACCTGATCAAAGAAGACCCTGTCCTCAATAGTATTGCAGCCGTAAGCGTCGGGATTGTGAATGGTGTTGTTCTGCTAGACCTCTGCTACGCTGAAGATGCGGCAGCACAGGTAGACATGAATATAGTAATGACCGGGGATGGTAAATTTATTGAACTGCAAGGTACTGGGGAAGAATATACTTTTGATGACGAACAATTAGCGGAGATGTTGAAAATGGCAAAAAAAGGCATTCGTGAGATTACCGAAATTCAAAAAAAGGTATTAGAAATCATAGATTGA